CCTGTTTAGCATGAAATATTTAAGAGGGCACCAACTGCTTGGGCAATAACATGTACCTGCATCTGAGTCCGCAGATTCTCGAGCTGTGACTcctgaaaaaatattttcagaacAGTATGCCCATAAGATTAGATAAAAACTTCACTTGTGAAGAAGATACAGGATCAGGTGGTCACAATATAATCACAACAAACGATTCGATTAAGCAAATGGTATGATTATCTACCTGTTCATGGAGAGCTTCTTTCAACTGAGATACCAATGCTGCTCTAGCAGCTTCGACTGATTTGAGCTTCTCGATACACTGTTTCAAAGTATTCTCTTCATCCTCCAGCTCTTTTGCCAAAGGTTTTCGCTTCGGGTCCTTGGCTGAAGACACAGAAGCACGCTTAAGAGAAATAGATTTGTTTTGAAGAATCACGTAGAGCAGAGCTTTTAAGGCCTTTCAGAAGAATGGTTATGCAACGATGAATCTATATTTAAATTAGTATCctgaaatattaattactgCTGGATGCGAATTTTAATACATGAAATTGTCAATTTCTTACCAGTTGAGCAGGCAATCTCAAAATCATTCTCCATCTTTCTTACATGTTGAACAGCAGTCTTGCAGTTATTCATATCCAAATCTTCATTAGGGTGCTCGCTGAGGACCAAGTGAAAGGCTGAGACTACCTTCTCAGGCGTGCTACCAATGGACAATTTCTGCATTTGCGGTTGATTTTTTTGGCATAAATAAAACTGCTGATATAGCGAGACGATAAACCATTGCAACTTTTGTAGGTTTTCTGTTTGTACCGTCCGAATGGAACGTGAATCCCTTTTAACTATTCTGACAGAACGGGAACGCTTCTTGTTTAACTCCAATGGTGGAGGCGCCTCTTCTCCGAGCATTAAATCTCTAAAGCTCTTGGCATGAGATCCGAATACTCTTCGCTCTTCCCATATATCAacctaaaataatttttggcAGCAGTTAAATGGATCAGTACTTTCCACCCAACACCTTGCTGGAGATTTCCTAGATATCCTAGATAGAATTTGTGAAAATTCCGAAACATAAGACTAAAAGTATGCAGATCACTTACATATTTGCATTTCTGCAAATCATGCAACTTTTAATCACGGTTTCAAATCCTCACCTAATCCTGTAATTTAATTAGATACCTAGTCTTTATGCATACATGTGCATACAAAAGGTATAAATCCGTCTTTGAGGTTTCTTATTTAGGACTATGCACATATTTAGGTCTGTTTGTGATCCATATGCCTGTTTATTGTACTTTTTGACCAAACATTTGGGCCGTACACTTTTGATATTAATGAAACGTTTCTCATCTTGCTTATTCAAACTCAAAGAGAAAAAGGTGGCAAGAATAAAACTTACCAGTCTAGATACAACATTCTTTCCACGATCATCACCTTTCTGAGTGACGTCTTTGAGAGCAGCAGGAAGAACCTTCCAAAACTCCATCACGAATTCGTTCCCTTTACGCTTGCTGTTCTGGAGAATGTCATTTGCCAGATATAAAAGTGGAACTTTCTGGGTCATCTCCGACTTGTGGAATTGCTTCTCCCATGTAGCTACAACCAGCTTAGCCTTGCTTTGGTGGAATATACACAAGTGTGATAAAGCTGTAGAACAATGTcccataaaatatttattataaaatggcTACTTGAATTGCAAAGATGAAACATTAATACAAGGGAAACTACTCAAAGTATGAAAGGCACCGGAGAATGCTTCCAAACATGGCCTTGGTGTTTCAGATACAACACAAAAAAATCTTTTACTAGGCCTGACCGAAATTATTAGCATATCAGACTCAGAGATCTTCTGCTCCACATTTAATATAGTGCATATGATCATTACAGGTAAGATAGGTTACCTAGTATTTCAAAATAACAAATGTACGACAATATTCACTTACTCCATTCCAAGTCATCCctcttccaaaaaaaaaaaaaaaaaattgccatACTAATTTATTTACGAGACAAGGATAACCTCCCCTCAGATACCACATACGGGTGAATATGTCAAATGCTCCTCAAAGAATATCTCATGCTGCAATGTCAAAGCATGCATGATTTggcaaaaaattcaaaaattccatcttcATTTTTCCCCACACTTTGTTTTTAGTATCATACAGTTCAATGGCAGAATGAAAATGTCAGGAGAAATCACAGAGGTCTCTCACAATCCAAAATCACAATTATATAAtcataaataaagaaaaccaACATAAAGCAAAGGAGTTTCGTGTAGGTGCAGGCCTTTATCTTGCTACAAATAGAAGTGAAAAGAGTTCATTTCGTGTCTCTTCTAGCTTGCGTCCTCGGTTAAATAATTTGCCAGATCCAGAATGGCAGTGTATCAAAATATTAACTAACAATCTGTTTTTTATCCGAACCAAGAAACCAGTAACTGCATAGGCTAAGTGAGAGATTATATCAAACACACTCAAGCCACTAATAATCCTAACAATGCAGTACGAATATACCAGATATCACCAATAAACCAAGAAAGTCGTGCCCGGGGAGCAAAAAATCTTCCATTTCCACAATGAACAAGCAGAACATAAACTTGAATCCATAACAGAACGGAATCAAACAAAAGGATTACGAGTAAAAAAAGGGATAGAAAGATTACTTTCAATGCATTGTTGGGTGCTGTTGAGCTTGGAGAGCTTGTCCGCAAGAATTTGTTCACTGAACACGCTATTCATCTCAACCCCTCTATCTCGCGTACaggaaaggaaatgaaaagagaACCTAGGAGGAAGCTCTATTTGCAGAGAACCAGCTCATATTCTTAATAAAAACCGACCAAGGAAAGCAGACCAAACAAAAACCCACAACCAAAGCAATCACGTAGAAAGGGAATCCCTTTCTTCGAGAAAAAAATCTAACTTTTGCTCTTCGCGCTTCAAGTCCGGCGGAGCAGTGTACTGCTGAATCTTGGCTGAACCAATGCAGAGCTGAAAAGGGAACAGTACATGACAAAAATGGAGCTTGAAAGAGAAAAACCCCAGAGCTGGATTCTCAGAATTTCAGGTGAGCAACTCAGAGCAAGGAACAcacgcagagagagagagagcgggaGACAAGAGTTTCGACGAGAAGGAGACAAGGGAGGAGTCTCCGAGTACAAGTGAAACCCTAGAACCGGTCGTTGACGAGGTTATCGTTTACGGGTGAGATATCGacggagggagggagagagagagagagagagagagagatgcagAGGTGACTCAAGAGGAgaagggaagaagaaggagaagaagaagaagaagaagaaaaggaagaggaaggggaAAGAAGCAAACTTTGAAATCTGTGGATCCGAAGAGGTCGAAACTTGAAACCTATTATTTATTCCTGAGCTTGTATCTTTGCTCTAATTCTAATTTACTCCTTGTAGTttggtaattaatttttaatggtCCAAGTGTAGTAATAACTTGCTTCAATttacttttccattaaaatattttatgggaATAAGGTCTAAGATGAGAAAGTTCGTCTCTGCTCCAGCCCCTTGATGGAAATTAATGCTAAGAAACTTATCATGTAAGTAAGACAGCTCAAATCGATTGGATATAGTCCAATATTTTAACAAATATGAAAGACTATAATTCGTGATTTTACACACTAAATACGAGTGGATACATCCCCGATCATGAATTTCTCATGACGGGAGTCCACCTAAATGAATCTGAGGGCA
The sequence above is drawn from the Punica granatum isolate Tunisia-2019 chromosome 5, ASM765513v2, whole genome shotgun sequence genome and encodes:
- the LOC116209408 gene encoding regulation of nuclear pre-mRNA domain-containing protein 1B, coding for MNSVFSEQILADKLSKLNSTQQCIETLSHLCIFHQSKAKLVVATWEKQFHKSEMTQKVPLLYLANDILQNSKRKGNEFVMEFWKVLPAALKDVTQKGDDRGKNVVSRLVDIWEERRVFGSHAKSFRDLMLGEEAPPPLELNKKRSRSVRIVKRDSRSIRTKLSIGSTPEKVVSAFHLVLSEHPNEDLDMNNCKTAVQHVRKMENDFEIACSTAKDPKRKPLAKELEDEENTLKQCIEKLKSVEAARAALVSQLKEALHEQESQLENLRTQMQVAQAQTEEAEYMRKRLNDEDYVLNPSISNSQSNEVNAQIPKRSTASIAAEVADKLTASTSSQLIMTSILSSMAAEEAKNAGLSRSSNSFPDPGPKPDNQPVSAPAQFVATPSTHQSYQSVVGPPQQTLQTRQAQALASQPQYHHVIPTQPGPAPQYMQLPGGGMAGPYGFGNFPTMSAPHALPSPHVHGSVVPLARTAPSLTQQQPAVPLTQQPPIPLSFRPLPPSGPGGLYYSASNPSQ